In the genome of Hymenobacter taeanensis, one region contains:
- a CDS encoding energy transducer TonB, whose translation MPRSIAHYLATVALICALISSTAAQPSKLAPSPYQVAQAAARQGDTRTALRQLKQAVAQGYYWEETLRAEPAFAPLTTQSGWTAVLRQAHQKQQRHEANFNPSLLALIRKMRYQDQHNRLLAQAADQQYGVNSPQAVAAMREQEPLDARLIRQADSLVAIYGYPGKSVVGEYYKSVVFLIIQHNPDEKYLPMLTAAADKGELNWSSVALLVDRVKTEKGEPQVYGTQPHIWPDGRKQLYPIEDEPNVNVRRAKIGLGPLEPYLQQFGIAYQVPTATHNPNPPELYVSPRAREVHKSPVELIGSYEALQAQLVYPEQAKKNKVSGKVVLQMVIDPQGVPQNVLVVKGIGSGCDEEAQRVMRTARFTNSSGEEHEIRMSLPFSYDKAVSGTGK comes from the coding sequence ATGCCCCGATCTATTGCACATTATCTGGCCACTGTTGCCCTCATTTGCGCCCTAATCAGTTCTACCGCTGCACAGCCCAGCAAACTGGCACCCTCGCCCTACCAGGTCGCGCAGGCTGCCGCCCGCCAAGGCGACACCCGTACCGCTTTGCGCCAGTTGAAGCAGGCCGTGGCGCAGGGATACTACTGGGAGGAAACCCTGCGCGCTGAGCCTGCTTTTGCGCCGCTTACTACGCAGTCGGGCTGGACGGCAGTGTTGCGTCAGGCCCATCAGAAACAGCAGCGCCACGAGGCCAACTTCAACCCCTCCTTGTTGGCACTGATACGGAAAATGCGCTATCAGGACCAACATAACCGTCTGTTGGCGCAGGCGGCTGACCAGCAATACGGAGTCAACTCGCCGCAGGCAGTGGCCGCTATGCGGGAGCAAGAGCCGCTGGACGCACGGCTGATTCGGCAGGCTGATAGCTTGGTAGCCATTTATGGCTATCCGGGAAAGTCAGTGGTAGGCGAGTATTATAAGTCGGTGGTGTTCTTGATTATACAGCACAACCCCGATGAAAAGTACTTGCCGATGCTCACAGCCGCCGCCGATAAAGGCGAGCTGAACTGGTCGTCAGTGGCCTTGCTAGTGGATAGGGTGAAAACTGAGAAGGGCGAACCGCAGGTATATGGCACTCAGCCTCATATTTGGCCCGATGGTCGTAAACAGTTATACCCCATCGAGGATGAGCCGAACGTAAACGTAAGGCGGGCAAAAATTGGGTTAGGTCCGCTTGAACCGTATTTACAGCAATTTGGCATTGCCTACCAGGTACCTACTGCCACGCACAACCCAAACCCACCAGAGTTGTATGTCTCGCCTCGTGCCCGGGAAGTGCATAAGTCGCCGGTAGAGTTGATTGGTAGCTACGAAGCGCTACAGGCTCAATTGGTCTATCCTGAGCAGGCCAAGAAAAATAAAGTGTCGGGCAAAGTCGTTCTACAAATGGTCATTGACCCGCAAGGCGTACCACAAAACGTACTCGTGGTAAAAGGCATAGGCAGTGGCTGCGATGAAGAAGCCCAGCGCGTTATGCGCACCGCTCGCTTTACCAACTCAAGCGGTGAGGAACACGAAATTCGAATGAGCCTGCCATTTTCCTACGATAAAGCAGTATCAGGTACGGGCAAGTAG
- a CDS encoding YiiX family permuted papain-like enzyme: MLRYLLPLLLLLAVSLVAYPRLHRRFTRFQQRQSAQTMVAKLAPKLRNGDLVFQTSQSAQSQAIQLATHSPYSHCGILFQRNGEWRVFEAVQPVSETSLVAWAARGKDGKVIVRRLREAETVLTPAALQRLKAAGEQYRGKSYDLYFGWSDDRIYCSELLWKMYQQATGREIGKLQTLREFDLSHPAVQAKLQERYGEHIPLDEKVISPVRMLESRELVTVN; encoded by the coding sequence ATGCTTCGCTATCTGCTCCCACTTCTTCTGCTACTGGCTGTTTCATTAGTGGCCTACCCGCGTTTGCACCGCCGATTTACGCGCTTTCAGCAAAGGCAATCGGCCCAGACGATGGTAGCTAAACTAGCTCCCAAACTTCGTAACGGCGACCTGGTTTTTCAGACGTCGCAATCGGCCCAGAGCCAGGCTATTCAGTTGGCCACGCACTCACCCTACAGCCACTGCGGTATCCTGTTTCAGCGCAACGGGGAGTGGCGTGTGTTTGAAGCCGTGCAGCCCGTAAGCGAAACCTCCCTGGTGGCCTGGGCCGCGCGGGGCAAAGACGGCAAAGTAATAGTAAGGCGCCTCCGCGAGGCTGAAACCGTGCTGACGCCCGCGGCCTTACAGCGCCTGAAAGCCGCCGGCGAGCAGTACCGCGGCAAGAGCTACGACCTGTACTTCGGCTGGTCTGATGACCGGATTTACTGCTCAGAACTGCTCTGGAAGATGTACCAGCAAGCAACCGGCCGCGAAATTGGGAAGCTGCAGACGCTACGCGAGTTTGACCTGAGCCACCCCGCCGTGCAAGCCAAGCTGCAGGAGCGCTACGGTGAGCATATTCCTTTGGATGAGAAGGTAATTTCTCCCGTGCGGATGCTGGAGAGCAGGGAGTTGGTGACAGTCAACTAG
- the fabG gene encoding 3-oxoacyl-[acyl-carrier-protein] reductase has translation MTKLLEGKVALITGASKGIGRAIAVYFAQQGAQVAFTYLSSVEKGQQLEQELAAHGSKVKGFRSDASVYAEAEKLVDDVVAEFGKLDVLVNNAGITQDGLLMRMSEQQWDQVIDVNLKSVFNLTKAATKPMMRAKAGSIINMTSVVGIKGNAGQANYAASKAGIIGFTKSVALELGSRNIRCNAIAPGFIETEMTGALDPKQVDEWRKAIPLRRGGTPEDVAKATAFLASDDSSYISGQVLQVDGGMLT, from the coding sequence ATGACGAAACTGCTCGAAGGAAAAGTGGCCCTGATTACGGGTGCTTCCAAAGGAATCGGCCGCGCCATTGCGGTATATTTCGCCCAACAGGGCGCTCAGGTGGCTTTCACCTACCTCTCCAGCGTGGAAAAAGGCCAGCAGCTCGAACAGGAGTTGGCCGCGCACGGCTCAAAAGTCAAAGGCTTCCGCTCCGACGCCTCCGTTTACGCCGAAGCGGAAAAGCTGGTGGATGACGTAGTAGCCGAGTTCGGGAAGCTGGACGTGCTGGTAAATAATGCCGGCATCACCCAAGACGGTTTGCTCATGCGTATGAGTGAGCAGCAGTGGGACCAGGTAATCGACGTGAACCTGAAATCAGTATTCAACCTGACCAAGGCCGCCACCAAGCCCATGATGCGCGCCAAAGCCGGCAGCATCATCAACATGACCTCAGTAGTAGGCATCAAAGGCAACGCCGGCCAGGCCAACTATGCGGCTTCTAAAGCGGGCATCATTGGCTTCACAAAGTCGGTGGCCCTGGAGCTGGGCTCGCGCAACATCCGCTGCAACGCCATTGCTCCCGGCTTCATTGAAACGGAAATGACCGGTGCCCTCGACCCCAAGCAGGTAGACGAGTGGCGCAAAGCCATTCCGCTGCGCCGCGGCGGCACGCCCGAAGACGTGGCCAAAGCCACCGCCTTCCTCGCCTCCGACGACAGCAGCTACATCAGTGGCCAGGTGCTGCAGGTAGACGGCGGTATGCTGACCTAG
- a CDS encoding NAD(P)/FAD-dependent oxidoreductase, with protein MPDTDICILGAGPGGATAALHLANAGHRCLLLDRATFPRDKVCGDALSGKVINELRRIGESLPERLAAEPIQLPSWGIDFYAPNGRRLAVPFKPRYNAATDRSAGHISKRIHFDNFLIEEVRQRPEIDFRENVDVARHEQLPDGRWRLLGPAGEELATAKLLLVANGAQSSFARQIGGHELEPAHHCAGLRAYYRGVTGLHPDNFIELHFIKDFLPGYLWVFPLPNGEANVGVGMLTEAVSKKKVKLRERLEEMLHTHPALKERFATAERLGPVRGFGLPLGSRRRPLSGAGYLLLGDAGSLIDPFSGEGISHAMVSGRHAADWAGRALAAQNFTPEFLKGYDGAVYNRLWQELRLSRGMQRLLNYPWLFNFVANRAANNPTLAETISNMFLDLDLRERLRQPSFYVKLLLGK; from the coding sequence ATGCCTGACACCGATATTTGTATTCTGGGCGCTGGCCCTGGCGGCGCTACGGCGGCGTTACACTTGGCCAATGCCGGCCACCGCTGCCTGCTCCTCGACCGCGCCACCTTCCCCCGCGACAAAGTGTGCGGTGATGCCCTTAGTGGTAAAGTTATCAACGAGCTCCGCCGGATAGGTGAGAGCCTGCCGGAGCGCCTGGCCGCCGAGCCCATTCAGCTGCCAAGCTGGGGCATTGACTTTTACGCCCCCAACGGCCGTCGCCTGGCTGTGCCGTTCAAGCCCCGGTACAATGCCGCCACCGACCGCTCCGCCGGCCACATCAGCAAGCGCATTCACTTCGATAATTTCCTGATTGAAGAAGTGCGGCAGCGCCCCGAAATTGACTTCCGCGAGAATGTAGATGTAGCCCGCCACGAGCAGCTGCCCGATGGCCGCTGGCGCTTGCTAGGCCCGGCAGGGGAGGAACTGGCTACTGCTAAGTTGCTGCTGGTAGCCAACGGGGCACAGTCGAGCTTTGCGCGCCAGATTGGGGGCCACGAGCTGGAGCCGGCCCACCATTGCGCCGGCCTGCGGGCCTATTACCGCGGCGTCACTGGCCTACACCCCGATAACTTCATTGAACTGCACTTCATTAAGGACTTCCTGCCCGGCTACCTCTGGGTGTTTCCATTGCCCAACGGCGAAGCCAATGTGGGCGTGGGCATGCTGACGGAAGCCGTTTCCAAGAAAAAGGTGAAGCTGCGCGAGCGGCTGGAGGAAATGCTGCACACCCACCCAGCCCTGAAAGAGCGTTTTGCCACAGCTGAGCGTTTGGGGCCAGTACGAGGTTTTGGGCTGCCGCTAGGTTCCAGGCGTAGGCCACTATCCGGCGCTGGCTACCTGCTGCTCGGCGATGCTGGCTCCCTCATCGACCCATTCTCCGGCGAAGGCATCAGCCACGCCATGGTATCGGGGCGCCACGCCGCCGACTGGGCCGGACGCGCCCTGGCGGCCCAAAATTTCACGCCAGAGTTCCTGAAGGGTTACGATGGCGCCGTGTATAACCGCTTGTGGCAGGAGCTGCGCCTGAGCCGCGGCATGCAGCGCCTGCTCAACTACCCGTGGCTGTTCAACTTTGTGGCTAACCGCGCCGCCAACAACCCCACGCTGGCCGAAACCATCAGCAACATGTTCCTGGACCTGGACCTGCGCGAACGGCTGCGCCAGCCCAGCTTCTATGTGAAGCTGCTGCTGGGCAAGTAG
- a CDS encoding tetratricopeptide repeat protein yields MKLPVLSFLSLATLLLTTECARTTEAERPTTSAARNIGRETVIARAADTASTASTLVTASAAPTAPTAVEAAARKTAADYKAEIRAADVTLKSTPRNFDALLTRAKAKSHLKDYADAIADYNAALRLKPTNAEAYYNRGLNRLKLKQYSPSISDFTKAIKYNPEDKEAYFGRGAAKMQMFNFKSAIPDFTKALALDSSYADAYEYRGISYSSINKPNEAKADLEKATQLNPEAAKSLRRYAGK; encoded by the coding sequence ATGAAATTACCGGTACTTTCTTTTTTGTCTCTGGCTACCCTACTGCTCACCACGGAGTGCGCCCGCACCACTGAAGCAGAAAGGCCCACTACATCGGCCGCCCGTAACATTGGCCGCGAAACGGTTATTGCCCGTGCTGCCGATACGGCCAGCACTGCCTCCACTCTTGTAACCGCTTCGGCAGCGCCCACCGCCCCTACCGCAGTAGAAGCCGCCGCCCGTAAAACCGCCGCCGATTATAAAGCCGAAATCAGGGCAGCGGATGTTACGCTGAAGAGCACCCCGCGCAACTTTGACGCCCTCCTGACCCGGGCCAAAGCCAAGAGCCACCTCAAGGATTACGCTGATGCCATTGCTGACTACAACGCCGCGCTGCGCCTGAAGCCGACTAATGCCGAGGCTTACTACAACCGGGGCCTCAACCGCCTGAAGCTAAAGCAGTACTCCCCTTCCATCTCCGACTTTACCAAGGCCATCAAGTACAACCCCGAAGACAAGGAAGCGTACTTTGGCCGGGGCGCTGCTAAAATGCAGATGTTCAACTTCAAGAGCGCCATCCCCGACTTCACTAAAGCCTTGGCCCTCGACTCTAGCTACGCTGACGCCTACGAGTACCGCGGTATCAGCTACTCCTCCATTAACAAACCCAATGAGGCCAAAGCCGACCTAGAAAAAGCCACCCAGCTCAACCCCGAAGCCGCCAAGAGCCTACGCCGCTACGCGGGCAAGTAG
- the lpdA gene encoding dihydrolipoyl dehydrogenase — MALQYDLVVVGSGPGGYVAAIRASQLGLKVGVVERESLGGICLNWGCIPTKALLKSAQVFEYLNHAGDYGLKADGVGYDFNAVIQRSRGVADGMSKGINFLFKKNKIDVVSGTGKLTAPGKVEVTKQDGSKETVEAKSIILATGARSRELPALPIDGKKIIGYRQAMVLPQLPKRLVVVGSGAIGVEFAYFYRTMGSEVTVVEYLPRIVPVEDEEVSRQMEKSFKKIGVNVMTSAEVTKVDTSGEGCNVTIKTAKGEQQIACDVVLSAAGVVTNLENIGLEELGIKVEKGRIIVDDFYQTNVPGIFAIGDIVPGPALAHVASAEGIICVEKIAGHHPEPLNYQNIPGCTYASPEIASVGLTEEEAKKQGYDILVGKFPFSASGKASAGGVKDGFVKVIFDKKYGEWLGAHMIGSNVTEMIAEVVVARKLETTGHEIIKSVHPHPTMSEAIMEAAAAAYGEVIHL, encoded by the coding sequence ATGGCATTGCAATACGACCTGGTCGTTGTCGGCAGCGGCCCCGGCGGCTACGTAGCCGCTATCCGGGCTTCGCAGCTTGGTCTGAAAGTAGGCGTGGTAGAGCGCGAGTCGCTCGGTGGTATCTGCCTCAACTGGGGCTGTATCCCAACCAAAGCCCTGCTCAAGAGCGCCCAGGTATTCGAATACCTCAACCACGCCGGCGACTACGGTCTGAAGGCTGATGGAGTGGGCTACGACTTTAATGCCGTAATCCAGCGCAGCCGCGGCGTGGCCGATGGCATGAGCAAAGGCATCAACTTCCTGTTCAAGAAGAACAAAATTGACGTGGTATCCGGCACCGGCAAGCTGACGGCTCCCGGCAAGGTAGAAGTGACGAAGCAGGACGGCTCGAAAGAAACCGTAGAGGCGAAGTCCATCATCCTGGCCACCGGTGCCCGCTCGCGTGAGCTGCCCGCTCTGCCCATTGATGGTAAAAAAATCATTGGCTACCGCCAGGCCATGGTGCTGCCCCAGCTGCCCAAGCGTTTGGTGGTAGTTGGCTCCGGCGCTATTGGTGTGGAGTTTGCCTACTTCTACCGCACCATGGGCTCTGAGGTGACGGTGGTAGAGTACCTGCCCCGCATCGTGCCCGTGGAGGACGAAGAGGTATCGCGCCAGATGGAGAAATCCTTCAAGAAAATTGGCGTGAACGTGATGACCAGTGCCGAGGTAACCAAAGTGGACACCAGCGGCGAAGGCTGCAACGTGACCATCAAAACCGCTAAAGGCGAGCAGCAGATTGCCTGCGACGTAGTGCTGTCGGCGGCGGGCGTGGTTACCAACCTCGAGAACATCGGCCTCGAAGAGCTGGGTATTAAGGTGGAGAAAGGCCGCATCATCGTCGACGACTTCTACCAGACCAACGTACCCGGCATCTTCGCCATTGGCGACATCGTGCCCGGCCCCGCACTGGCGCACGTAGCTTCTGCCGAGGGTATCATCTGCGTAGAGAAAATTGCCGGCCACCACCCCGAGCCACTTAACTATCAGAACATTCCTGGCTGCACCTACGCCTCGCCAGAAATTGCCTCGGTAGGCCTCACCGAAGAAGAAGCCAAAAAACAGGGCTACGACATTCTGGTGGGCAAATTCCCCTTCTCGGCCTCAGGCAAAGCCTCCGCTGGTGGCGTGAAAGACGGCTTCGTGAAGGTAATCTTCGACAAGAAGTACGGCGAGTGGTTGGGCGCCCACATGATTGGCTCCAACGTGACGGAAATGATTGCCGAGGTAGTGGTAGCGCGCAAGCTCGAAACCACCGGCCACGAAATCATTAAGTCGGTGCACCCGCACCCCACTATGTCGGAAGCTATCATGGAAGCTGCCGCTGCTGCTTACGGCGAGGTAATTCACCTGTAA
- a CDS encoding flavin-containing monooxygenase: MATPYSATAEPLLDVLIVGAGLSGIGAAYALQERCPGKRYAILEAREAVGGTWDLFRYPGIRSDSDMYTLGYGFKPWKNPKAIADGPSIRSYIEETARESGILQHIRFGHEVIGAAWSSTEACWTVEVKHHSTGEARTLRARFLYVCSGYYSYEEAHRPTFPGEAEFQGAVVLPQFWPQELDYSGKHVVVVGSGATAVTLVPAMAKSAAHVTMLQRSPSYIVTRPSEDAIAAKLRQYLPAQLAYRATRWKNVLQSIVLYRIARSKPKLAKKRIVQLAKQELGPDYDVGTHFTPSYKPWDQRVCVVPDGDLFQAVREGHATVVTDEIERFTASGLRLKSGQELPADVVVLATGLKIKLLGGMQLHVDGQLVEPNQSLTYKGMMLSDVPNFAMAFGYTNASWTLKADLTAGYVCRLLRYMDRHHLDIAVPRKEQNVEPEPFLNFTSGYVQRAQAVLPKQGSRRPWKVYQNYLQDLLTIRFSRLADGVMHFGPKGVMP, from the coding sequence ATGGCTACTCCTTATTCTGCTACTGCAGAGCCGCTGCTCGACGTGCTAATCGTTGGGGCCGGGTTATCCGGTATTGGAGCTGCGTATGCTTTACAGGAGCGCTGCCCCGGTAAGCGCTACGCCATTCTGGAGGCACGCGAAGCAGTAGGCGGCACCTGGGACTTGTTCCGGTACCCCGGCATCCGCTCCGATTCTGATATGTACACCTTGGGCTACGGCTTTAAGCCCTGGAAGAACCCTAAAGCCATTGCCGACGGCCCATCTATCCGGAGCTACATTGAGGAAACTGCCCGGGAAAGCGGCATTCTGCAGCACATTCGGTTTGGCCATGAGGTGATAGGAGCGGCCTGGTCTAGCACGGAGGCCTGTTGGACGGTAGAAGTAAAGCACCACTCCACGGGCGAGGCTCGGACCCTACGGGCGCGGTTCCTATATGTGTGCAGCGGCTATTATAGTTATGAGGAGGCCCACCGCCCCACGTTTCCGGGCGAGGCAGAATTTCAGGGGGCGGTGGTGCTACCTCAGTTCTGGCCCCAAGAGCTAGATTACTCCGGTAAGCACGTGGTAGTGGTAGGCAGCGGGGCCACGGCCGTAACGCTGGTGCCAGCCATGGCTAAATCGGCGGCACACGTGACCATGCTGCAACGCTCCCCATCGTACATTGTAACCCGGCCTTCAGAAGATGCCATTGCTGCCAAGCTGCGGCAGTATTTGCCCGCCCAACTGGCCTATCGGGCTACCCGCTGGAAAAACGTACTGCAAAGCATTGTGCTGTACCGGATAGCGCGCAGCAAGCCAAAGCTGGCCAAAAAGCGCATTGTGCAGCTGGCTAAGCAGGAACTAGGGCCCGATTACGATGTGGGCACCCACTTCACTCCAAGCTACAAGCCCTGGGACCAGCGCGTGTGCGTGGTGCCGGATGGTGATTTGTTTCAGGCGGTGCGGGAAGGCCACGCCACCGTTGTGACCGATGAAATTGAGCGCTTCACTGCAAGTGGCCTACGGTTGAAGTCGGGGCAGGAGCTGCCGGCCGATGTAGTGGTACTGGCCACGGGCTTAAAGATCAAACTATTAGGCGGCATGCAGCTGCACGTAGATGGTCAGCTGGTGGAGCCCAACCAAAGCTTAACCTATAAGGGCATGATGCTCAGCGACGTGCCCAACTTTGCCATGGCCTTCGGGTACACCAATGCCTCCTGGACGCTGAAGGCCGACCTCACCGCGGGGTACGTCTGCCGGTTGCTGCGCTACATGGACCGCCACCACCTCGATATTGCTGTGCCGCGCAAAGAGCAAAATGTGGAGCCGGAGCCGTTTCTCAACTTTACTTCCGGTTACGTGCAGCGCGCCCAGGCGGTATTGCCCAAACAAGGCTCCCGGCGGCCCTGGAAAGTATACCAGAACTACCTGCAAGACCTCCTGACCATCCGTTTTAGCCGCCTGGCCGATGGGGTTATGCACTTCGGACCTAAAGGAGTAATGCCATGA
- a CDS encoding SDR family NAD(P)-dependent oxidoreductase → MALITGTGGGIGRGIALALAHRGCHLALVDINEDALAQTAAQCRNLGIRVTTHLLDVADREAIRQLPAQVHAAHGYLDVLINNAGVALGGTFEQVSEADFDWLMEINFHAVVRLTRACLPLLHQSDDARIVNMSSLYGLISPPGQTAYSASKFAVRGFSNALRHELEGTRIGVSVVHPGGVATSIAKSARAPGGVTEKEIEEERTRHEKLLRMPPEKAGEIIVRGLEQRRPRILVGADAKAVSVLERLFPVRYWSILQRAIRR, encoded by the coding sequence ATGGCTCTTATTACCGGGACCGGCGGAGGTATTGGTAGAGGCATAGCGCTGGCGCTGGCACATCGGGGTTGTCACCTGGCTTTGGTCGATATCAACGAGGACGCCCTGGCGCAAACCGCCGCTCAGTGCCGGAACTTAGGTATACGAGTCACCACACATCTGCTCGACGTAGCCGACCGGGAGGCCATCCGCCAGCTGCCCGCTCAGGTGCACGCGGCGCACGGTTATTTAGATGTTCTTATCAACAACGCCGGCGTGGCGTTGGGCGGCACGTTTGAGCAGGTAAGCGAGGCCGATTTCGACTGGCTCATGGAAATCAACTTCCACGCCGTGGTGCGCCTCACGCGGGCCTGTTTGCCCCTGCTGCACCAAAGCGACGACGCTCGAATAGTAAATATGTCCAGCCTCTACGGCCTGATCTCGCCGCCCGGCCAAACGGCATATTCGGCCAGCAAATTTGCCGTACGAGGCTTCTCCAACGCCCTGCGGCACGAGCTGGAAGGCACCCGTATTGGCGTAAGCGTGGTGCACCCAGGCGGCGTGGCTACTTCCATTGCCAAGAGTGCGCGGGCGCCAGGTGGCGTAACAGAGAAAGAGATAGAAGAGGAGCGCACCCGCCACGAAAAGCTACTTCGCATGCCACCCGAAAAAGCGGGCGAAATCATCGTGAGAGGCCTGGAGCAGCGCCGCCCCCGTATTCTAGTCGGGGCAGATGCCAAAGCCGTTTCCGTATTGGAGCGACTATTTCCGGTGCGTTATTGGAGCATCCTGCAGCGGGCTATCCGTCGCTAA
- a CDS encoding S9 family peptidase has protein sequence MVAFLLLTGGSAALAQVGPGTQWTKDGYGYMRTQNDEIVQLDARDPSKSTTLISKEQLTPAGQSVPLKVRRFAFSDNGRQVLLNTNTKKVWRYDTRGDYWVYNLDGKKLTQLGKGRPESSLMFAKFSPDGSKVAYVSEHNLYVENLADNTITPLTTDGTTGLINGTFDWVYEEELDCRDGFRWSPDGQKLAYWQLDATKTRNYLMLNTTDALYPFTVPVEYPVVGEDPSRCRIGVVPVAGGVTKWMEVPGDAVQHYIPRMEWAGNNELILQQLNRRQNESKLMLATAASGAVRPLYTETDKAWIDAKEGAVGWNWVNDGKSFVWSSEKDGWRHLYNIDRKGKATLLTKGDYDVISIENIDEKAGTIYFMASPTNATQTYLYQVPLKGGKAARVTPQNLAGSHSYDISPNGKIALHNYSSSTVFPVADVVSLPAHQRLNGGETPAQAKSLKLPKVEFFQVKTTDGVTLDGWMVKPTNFDPAKKYPIVFYVYGEPASQTVTDRFGTGFNRLYQGSMADDGYIYASLENRGAPAPRGREFRKAIYHNIGSLNIRDQAMGAKEVLKNSFVDTSRVAVWGWSGGGSSTLNLLFQYPQIYKTGISIAAVDNQLNYDNIYQERYMGLLPEDKHFFVDNSPLAHAKNLRGNLLLIHGTGDDNVHYNNAEQMINELVKNNKTFQLMAYPNRTHGISEGEGTTRHLASTYTKFLKENCPPGGR, from the coding sequence ATGGTTGCCTTTCTCCTATTAACGGGGGGCTCCGCCGCGCTGGCACAAGTAGGTCCGGGCACCCAATGGACCAAAGATGGCTACGGCTACATGCGGACGCAGAACGACGAAATTGTTCAGCTCGACGCCCGCGACCCCAGCAAGTCTACCACCCTTATCAGCAAAGAGCAGCTGACGCCCGCCGGGCAGTCGGTGCCCCTGAAAGTGCGGCGCTTTGCCTTCTCCGACAACGGCCGCCAGGTGCTGCTCAATACCAACACCAAGAAAGTGTGGCGCTACGATACCCGCGGCGACTACTGGGTGTATAACCTTGATGGCAAGAAGTTGACGCAGCTGGGCAAAGGCCGCCCCGAGTCGTCGCTGATGTTTGCCAAGTTCTCGCCCGATGGCAGCAAGGTGGCCTACGTGAGCGAGCACAACCTCTACGTGGAGAACCTGGCCGATAACACCATCACGCCGCTCACCACCGATGGGACCACAGGCCTCATCAACGGCACCTTTGACTGGGTGTATGAGGAGGAGCTGGACTGCCGCGACGGTTTCCGCTGGAGCCCCGATGGGCAGAAGCTGGCCTACTGGCAGCTCGACGCTACCAAGACCCGCAACTACCTGATGCTAAATACCACCGACGCCCTCTACCCCTTCACGGTGCCCGTGGAGTACCCCGTAGTAGGCGAAGACCCTAGCCGCTGCCGCATTGGCGTGGTGCCCGTGGCTGGTGGCGTTACCAAGTGGATGGAAGTGCCCGGCGACGCCGTGCAACACTACATTCCGCGCATGGAGTGGGCCGGCAACAACGAGCTGATTCTGCAACAGCTGAACCGGCGCCAGAACGAGAGCAAGCTGATGCTGGCTACTGCTGCTAGCGGAGCCGTGCGCCCGCTCTACACCGAAACCGACAAGGCCTGGATTGACGCTAAAGAAGGCGCCGTGGGCTGGAACTGGGTTAACGATGGTAAGAGCTTCGTGTGGTCGAGTGAAAAGGACGGCTGGCGCCACCTCTATAACATTGACCGAAAGGGCAAAGCTACGCTGCTGACCAAAGGCGACTACGACGTTATCAGCATCGAGAACATTGATGAGAAGGCCGGCACCATTTACTTCATGGCCTCCCCCACCAATGCCACCCAAACCTACCTGTACCAAGTACCGCTAAAAGGCGGCAAAGCTGCCCGCGTGACGCCCCAGAACCTGGCCGGCTCGCACAGCTACGACATCTCGCCCAACGGCAAAATTGCCCTGCATAACTACTCCAGCAGCACGGTTTTTCCCGTTGCCGACGTAGTTTCCCTGCCTGCTCACCAGCGCCTGAACGGCGGCGAAACGCCCGCTCAGGCCAAGAGCCTGAAGCTGCCCAAGGTGGAGTTCTTCCAGGTGAAGACCACCGATGGCGTGACGCTGGATGGCTGGATGGTGAAGCCCACCAACTTCGACCCCGCCAAGAAGTACCCCATCGTGTTCTACGTGTACGGGGAGCCCGCCAGCCAGACCGTAACGGACCGTTTCGGTACTGGCTTCAACCGCCTCTACCAAGGCAGCATGGCCGATGACGGCTACATCTACGCTTCCCTGGAAAACCGCGGTGCCCCCGCGCCCCGCGGCCGTGAGTTCCGCAAGGCTATTTACCACAACATTGGTAGCCTCAACATCCGCGACCAGGCCATGGGCGCGAAGGAAGTGCTGAAAAACAGCTTCGTTGACACCAGCCGCGTAGCGGTATGGGGCTGGAGCGGCGGCGGCTCTTCGACTCTTAACCTGCTGTTCCAATACCCCCAGATCTACAAGACGGGTATTTCTATTGCGGCCGTTGACAACCAACTGAACTACGACAACATTTACCAGGAACGCTACATGGGCCTGCTGCCCGAAGACAAGCATTTCTTCGTAGACAATTCACCGCTGGCCCACGCTAAAAACCTGCGTGGCAACCTGCTGCTCATCCACGGCACCGGCGACGACAACGTGCACTATAACAACGCCGAGCAGATGATTAATGAGCTGGTGAAAAACAACAAAACCTTCCAGCTGATGGCCTACCCCAACCGGACCCACGGTATCTCGGAAGGCGAAGGCACTACGCGCCACCTGGCTTCTACCTACACTAAATTCCTCAAGGAGAACTGCCCTCCCGGCGGCAGATAG